The following coding sequences lie in one Pseudomonas monsensis genomic window:
- a CDS encoding IclR family transcriptional regulator: MEKTSDSNGKQKVRSAEVGTDILKALAELSPSTSLSRLAEHVQMPASKVHRYLQALIASGFAEQNTATNHYGLGREALRVGLAALNSMDVLKVAALPLAELRDELNETCFLAVWGNQGATVVHIEPAVRAVTVVTQLGSVLPLLSSSTGLVFSAYLPHRETDELREQEITVADHPLADEKAYATLCEQIRERGLHHVHGLLMPGVDALSAPVFNAVGQIAAVLTIVGPTSLFHADENGPAAQRLLAATRAVSWRMGYESEHV; the protein is encoded by the coding sequence ATGGAAAAAACCAGCGACAGCAACGGCAAACAGAAAGTCCGCTCCGCCGAAGTCGGCACCGACATCCTCAAGGCCCTCGCCGAGTTGTCGCCGTCCACGTCGCTGTCGCGCCTGGCCGAACATGTGCAGATGCCGGCCAGCAAGGTGCATCGCTATCTGCAAGCCTTGATCGCATCGGGATTTGCCGAGCAGAACACCGCCACCAACCATTACGGCCTGGGTCGTGAAGCACTGCGTGTAGGCCTGGCCGCCCTCAACAGTATGGACGTGCTGAAAGTCGCCGCCCTGCCGCTGGCCGAGTTGCGCGACGAGTTGAACGAAACCTGCTTCCTCGCGGTGTGGGGCAATCAGGGTGCGACCGTGGTGCATATCGAACCGGCGGTGCGCGCGGTGACAGTGGTGACACAATTGGGCTCGGTCTTGCCCTTGCTCAGTTCATCGACCGGACTGGTCTTCAGCGCGTATCTGCCACACCGGGAAACCGATGAGCTGCGTGAGCAGGAAATCACCGTTGCCGATCACCCGCTGGCGGATGAAAAGGCCTATGCGACGTTGTGTGAACAGATCCGCGAACGCGGTCTGCATCATGTGCATGGTTTATTGATGCCGGGTGTGGATGCCTTGTCTGCCCCGGTGTTCAACGCCGTCGGGCAGATCGCCGCCGTATTGACCATCGTCGGCCCGACCTCGCTGTTCCACGCCGACGAAAACGGCCCGGCGGCGCAGCGCTTATTGGCTGCGACGCGGGCTGTGAGTTGGCGGATGGGCTATGAGTCCGAACATGTCTGA
- the maiA gene encoding maleylacetoacetate isomerase — protein sequence MDLYTYYRSTSSYRVRIALALKGVDYQALPVNLIAPPGGEHRQTAYLAINPQGRVPALRTDEGELLIQSPAIIEYLEERYPQPPLLPADLAARAHVRGVAAVIGCDVHPLHNVSVLNRLRQSGYDEPQVVEWISHWISQGLATVEQLIGDSGFCFGEWPCVADVYLIPQLYAAERFNVSLDDYPKIRRVAALAAEHPAFIKAHPANQPDTP from the coding sequence ATGGATCTCTATACCTATTACCGTTCGACCTCGTCGTACCGGGTGCGCATCGCGCTGGCACTGAAGGGCGTCGACTATCAGGCATTGCCGGTCAACCTGATCGCGCCGCCGGGTGGCGAGCATCGGCAAACGGCGTATCTGGCGATCAACCCACAGGGCCGGGTGCCGGCCTTGCGTACCGACGAGGGGGAGTTGCTGATCCAGTCGCCGGCGATCATCGAGTATCTGGAAGAACGTTATCCACAACCGCCGCTGTTGCCAGCCGACCTCGCCGCTCGCGCGCATGTGCGTGGCGTTGCGGCGGTGATCGGTTGCGATGTGCATCCACTGCACAATGTCAGCGTGCTCAACCGTCTGCGCCAATCGGGGTACGACGAACCACAGGTGGTGGAGTGGATCAGTCACTGGATCAGCCAGGGGCTGGCAACAGTGGAACAGTTGATTGGCGACAGCGGTTTCTGTTTCGGCGAGTGGCCGTGCGTGGCGGATGTGTACCTGATTCCGCAGTTGTATGCGGCCGAGCGGTTCAACGTCAGCCTGGACGACTATCCAAAAATCCGCCGTGTTGCCGCACTGGCTGCTGAACATCCGGCGTTCATCAAGGCGCATCCGGCCAACCAGCCAGATACCCCGTAA
- a CDS encoding SirB1 family protein, which yields MSPRQRFFDCLHRSPPALFEGALWIAAEHEKELDPEALLQDFKELQQRVSYGLPMLPVNELAQPLLRRMIELGFAQDDFLPLRPQAALLHKVLHTRRGQPLTLALIALELARGLEIPLVGVNFPGHFLLRVPGADHLLDPCGGRRLYPNDCRELLQRQYGPNMQLNGEHLLTATPVQMLQRLSRNLRQLHLAHDDFIAALVDAERVLELGNAAAADYLARASLYQRLDCPNAERFDLEHALLLSDDPIQRLRLTERLGHLPPNSVVH from the coding sequence ATGAGTCCGCGCCAACGCTTTTTCGACTGCCTGCACCGTTCACCGCCCGCGCTGTTCGAAGGCGCGCTGTGGATCGCGGCCGAACACGAAAAAGAGCTCGACCCCGAGGCGCTGCTGCAGGATTTCAAGGAGCTGCAACAACGGGTCAGCTACGGGCTACCGATGCTGCCGGTCAATGAACTGGCCCAGCCCCTGTTGCGGCGAATGATTGAACTGGGGTTTGCCCAGGACGATTTCCTGCCGTTGCGCCCCCAGGCGGCGCTGCTGCACAAAGTGCTGCACACCCGACGCGGGCAGCCGCTGACACTGGCGCTGATTGCGCTGGAACTGGCACGCGGGCTGGAGATTCCCTTGGTCGGCGTCAACTTTCCCGGGCATTTCCTGCTGCGCGTGCCCGGCGCCGATCATTTGCTCGATCCCTGCGGTGGTCGACGTCTGTATCCGAATGACTGTCGCGAGCTGCTACAGCGTCAGTACGGGCCGAACATGCAACTCAACGGCGAGCATTTGCTGACAGCGACACCGGTGCAAATGCTCCAGCGCCTGTCACGCAACCTGCGTCAGTTACACCTGGCCCACGATGACTTCATCGCCGCGCTGGTCGATGCCGAGCGCGTACTCGAACTGGGGAATGCGGCGGCCGCCGATTATCTGGCCCGGGCCAGTCTGTATCAGCGACTCGACTGCCCGAATGCCGAGCGTTTCGATCTGGAGCACGCGCTGCTGCTGAGCGACGACCCGATCCAGCGCCTGCGTCTGACGGAGCGGCTCGGACACCTGCCGCCGAATTCCGTGGTGCACTGA
- a CDS encoding Glu/Leu/Phe/Val dehydrogenase family protein: MFALMQSTRLESLHLSVDPVTGLKAVIAIHNSRLGPALGGCRYLAYPNDESAVEDAIRLAQGMSYKAALAGLAQGGGVAVIVRPAHVENRGALFEAFGRCIEQLDGRYITAIDSGTSVADMDCIAQQTQHVTSTTSAGDPAPHAAMGVFTGIRATAMARLGSDNLEGLRIAIQGLGNVGYALAEQLHAAGAELLVSDIDHGKVQLAMEQLNAHPIANDALLSTPCDILAPCGLGGVLNSHTVTQLRCSAVAGSANNQLTHLDVADQLERRGILYAPDYVINAGGLIYVSLKHRGEELGTITAHLSKISSRLTEVFAHAQAEKRSPARVADELAEKVLYR; this comes from the coding sequence ATGTTTGCGCTCATGCAAAGCACTCGCCTGGAATCGCTGCACCTTAGCGTTGACCCGGTTACCGGGTTGAAGGCGGTCATTGCCATCCATAACAGTCGCCTCGGGCCAGCCTTGGGTGGATGCCGTTATCTTGCCTATCCCAATGATGAATCCGCGGTCGAAGATGCCATTCGCCTGGCTCAGGGCATGAGCTACAAGGCTGCGCTGGCGGGGCTGGCGCAGGGCGGCGGGGTGGCGGTCATCGTGCGCCCGGCCCATGTGGAAAACCGTGGCGCACTGTTCGAAGCCTTTGGGCGTTGCATCGAACAGCTTGATGGCCGCTACATCACGGCGATCGACAGCGGCACTTCGGTCGCCGACATGGATTGCATCGCCCAGCAGACTCAGCATGTCACCAGCACCACGTCGGCCGGTGACCCGGCGCCGCATGCGGCGATGGGCGTGTTTACCGGGATTCGGGCAACGGCGATGGCGCGCTTGGGCAGCGACAACCTCGAAGGTCTGCGCATCGCCATTCAGGGCCTGGGTAATGTCGGTTATGCACTGGCCGAACAACTGCACGCGGCCGGAGCAGAATTGCTGGTCAGCGACATCGACCATGGCAAGGTGCAACTGGCGATGGAGCAACTCAATGCGCATCCGATTGCCAACGATGCATTGCTCAGCACGCCGTGCGACATCCTTGCCCCGTGCGGTCTCGGCGGGGTGCTCAACAGTCACACGGTGACACAATTGCGTTGCTCGGCAGTCGCGGGCTCCGCGAACAACCAACTGACGCACCTGGATGTCGCCGATCAGCTGGAGCGGCGCGGGATTCTGTATGCGCCGGATTATGTGATCAACGCCGGTGGCCTGATCTACGTCTCGCTCAAACATCGCGGCGAAGAGCTGGGGACGATCACCGCGCACCTGTCGAAGATTTCCTCGCGACTGACCGAAGTGTTCGCCCATGCCCAGGCCGAGAAGCGCTCGCCGGCGCGGGTGGCCGATGAGTTGGCGGAGAAGGTTCTGTATCGCTGA
- the hmgA gene encoding homogentisate 1,2-dioxygenase, producing the protein MNLDSTASTLVYQSGFGNEFSTEALPGALPVGQNSPQKAPYGLYTELFSGTAFTMTRSEARRTWMYRIQPSANHPAFVKLERQLAGGPLGEVTPNRLRWNPLEIPAEPTDFIDGLVSMAANAGADKPAGISIYSYAANRSMERVFFNADGEWLLVPQLGRLRIATELGMLEVAPLEIAVLPRGLKFRVELLDAQARGYIAENHGAPLRLPDLGPIGSNGLANPRDFLTPVAAYENLQQPTTLVQKFLGQLWATELNHSPLNVVAWHGNNVPYKYDLRRFNTIGTVSFDHPDPSIFTVLTSPTSVHGLANLDFVIFPPRWMVAENTFRPPWFHRNLMNEFMGLIQGEYDAKAEGFVPGGASLHSCMSAHGPDGETCTKAINAELAPAKIDNTMAFMFETSQVLRPSRFALDCPQLQSNYDACWATLPATFDPTRR; encoded by the coding sequence ATGAACCTCGATTCAACCGCGTCGACGCTGGTTTACCAGTCCGGTTTCGGCAACGAATTCAGTACTGAAGCGTTGCCCGGCGCGCTGCCTGTCGGCCAGAACTCTCCGCAAAAAGCCCCCTACGGTCTCTACACCGAGTTGTTTTCCGGCACCGCATTCACCATGACCCGCAGTGAAGCGCGGCGGACCTGGATGTACCGGATTCAGCCTTCGGCCAATCACCCGGCTTTCGTCAAACTGGAACGGCAACTGGCCGGCGGCCCGCTGGGTGAAGTGACGCCTAACCGGTTGCGCTGGAACCCGCTGGAGATCCCGGCCGAGCCCACCGATTTCATTGACGGTCTGGTGAGCATGGCGGCCAATGCCGGTGCGGATAAACCCGCCGGCATCAGCATCTACAGCTACGCCGCCAACCGTTCGATGGAACGCGTGTTCTTCAATGCCGATGGTGAATGGCTGCTGGTGCCGCAACTCGGCCGTCTGCGCATCGCTACCGAGCTGGGCATGCTGGAAGTCGCGCCGCTGGAAATCGCCGTGTTGCCACGCGGCCTGAAATTCCGCGTCGAGCTGCTCGACGCGCAAGCCCGCGGTTACATCGCCGAGAACCACGGCGCGCCGCTGCGCCTGCCGGATCTGGGGCCGATCGGCAGCAACGGCCTGGCCAATCCACGCGATTTTCTGACCCCGGTCGCCGCTTACGAAAACCTGCAGCAACCGACGACACTGGTGCAGAAATTCCTCGGTCAGCTGTGGGCCACCGAGCTTAATCACTCGCCGCTGAATGTGGTCGCCTGGCATGGCAACAACGTGCCGTACAAATACGACTTGCGCCGTTTCAACACCATCGGCACGGTCAGTTTCGATCACCCGGATCCGTCGATCTTCACCGTGCTGACTTCGCCGACCAGCGTCCACGGTCTGGCCAACCTCGACTTTGTGATTTTCCCGCCACGCTGGATGGTGGCTGAGAACACCTTCCGCCCGCCGTGGTTCCACCGCAACCTGATGAACGAATTCATGGGCCTGATCCAGGGCGAGTACGACGCCAAGGCCGAAGGTTTCGTGCCCGGCGGTGCGTCTCTGCACAGCTGCATGAGCGCCCACGGCCCTGACGGTGAAACCTGCACCAAAGCGATCAACGCCGAGCTTGCACCTGCGAAGATCGACAACACCATGGCCTTCATGTTCGAGACCAGTCAGGTGCTGCGCCCAAGCCGCTTCGCCCTCGACTGCCCGCAACTGCAATCCAATTACGACGCCTGCTGGGCCACGCTGCCCGCCACGTTCGACCCGACCCGGAGATAA
- a CDS encoding dermonecrotic toxin domain-containing protein, protein MNFEKVENTALARQGEALSNIVKELELVPAFKVIVQDCLREAVAKIAPGVLVSKIHINVLEGGSQKANAPMGRLLEVFLECLQRGEVPVYSPAIYAIYDYPGSTDSRDIIKGLDVTAVENILSDLLGNIATRYVSALKRYWEINEVSQSGYAYPKLSRKSALAVLQSVLFERELDSWTAHGEITQEERARISITVQAGLTGMGYSVHIEGRNGSYVEQNSMFVVPLTNPVHEQLIPASEGAVVLYSPDRGIEKFASSLILQQALVSRLKWTDTREEFLQALPLDEREGFAYGYDVRFLKVHGNLFERYAEQTLHKAYRDVEYHLDRLNRGSSDLDGCMATVESTQSLPEITHHAKKRQAGLLKVVERNAWPDWLKTTSDTNQEVYVALQQRLLEAEVKHHQTTHGITSLKDYSRVAVEDFLSPGDDERVNPDNVPVDIIHTVPLVNGQKIELTERKTLTQVFMHGANDDAGSYKIIPRVFTDNPKMTPTNLMRAIQTLNIRVAYNTARRLLYSQSDVVESMREVFGRKTALTLFAAVLQKHVTSIAQDLAMRYNFGDDSIETMGVSLRGWIKPFKNLLVYRRKGVDAERNLHVLHMPGLTTGKEWYQFPDLKSLQHQIARWVVSKEGWAYLKDQAYASDSANIERYYLHDSLHEMLQEWWWSAIEVKSFSEDGPLKGAVQNQISWDADQAEVATPQWYVKAKVADQRLLNRLNYDFKAVYHHAKEKLEIVPFKEFSRKLVSQELNRYLGRSGTVAEINPDEVWVKFHADSKISLTELFVQWQLWRSDVSVFQKFFSWVSPAGNYLTALAEQLRTASFWTFTGQPVEQLNAKVINDLIGLTPGEKYLQYLRENFLEPSDVDLKVKLFRKTKQNEMLRAALIQKIKGELSQEQFNWLQRLIDGFDHDLPRENVIAVGGKPGIGVYEFTLQGRALTGAYVFGRRVNNRDEFMVYVPNTPDGKDFFPLEQLAARLTGSAFRKVVMGLVRLEHQQIVKSLIDNYWDAKPLVTSTPDLTNSYPILSFRQQYRAKISHLIADTDFQTTSPSEAFWKDARILAEFALDVASMFIPPLGLAASVLRITTSVVQGIVASSQGLDDAANAYFASAWRGAIMLYVGKVGAIGSPVNPLALLSNVRDFADVVSAVTGVEVSISYVTAVAAPSMVVNSTTRLLN, encoded by the coding sequence ATGAACTTTGAAAAAGTTGAAAATACGGCTCTTGCTCGCCAGGGCGAAGCATTGTCCAATATTGTGAAAGAGTTGGAACTGGTACCTGCTTTCAAAGTGATCGTGCAGGATTGTTTGCGGGAAGCTGTTGCGAAGATTGCGCCAGGAGTATTGGTTAGCAAAATTCATATCAATGTTCTTGAGGGGGGCAGCCAAAAAGCAAACGCGCCAATGGGACGTTTGCTTGAGGTTTTTCTGGAGTGTTTGCAGCGCGGCGAAGTACCTGTTTACTCTCCGGCTATCTATGCGATTTACGATTATCCTGGCTCTACCGATTCACGGGATATCATCAAGGGCCTGGATGTTACGGCGGTCGAAAATATACTGTCTGATTTGTTGGGGAATATTGCGACCCGTTACGTTTCCGCGTTAAAAAGATACTGGGAAATTAACGAGGTTTCCCAAAGTGGCTACGCGTATCCAAAACTTTCGCGCAAGTCTGCGTTGGCTGTTCTTCAATCGGTCTTGTTTGAGCGGGAGCTCGATTCATGGACGGCGCACGGTGAAATTACTCAGGAGGAAAGGGCGCGCATCAGTATTACTGTTCAAGCGGGTTTGACAGGCATGGGTTACAGCGTCCATATCGAAGGCCGGAATGGCAGTTATGTTGAGCAAAACTCAATGTTTGTGGTGCCACTGACTAATCCGGTTCACGAACAACTGATTCCAGCAAGCGAGGGTGCCGTTGTTCTCTATTCGCCAGATCGAGGGATCGAGAAGTTCGCCTCCTCGCTGATACTTCAGCAAGCCCTGGTCTCGCGATTGAAGTGGACGGACACGCGGGAGGAGTTTCTGCAGGCGCTGCCGCTCGATGAGCGAGAAGGGTTTGCCTATGGTTACGATGTTCGCTTTTTGAAAGTCCATGGGAATCTGTTCGAACGTTACGCAGAGCAGACGTTGCACAAGGCCTACAGAGACGTCGAATACCACCTGGATCGACTCAACAGGGGCAGTTCGGATCTGGATGGGTGCATGGCGACCGTGGAGTCGACGCAGTCCTTGCCGGAAATTACTCATCACGCCAAAAAAAGGCAGGCCGGTCTTCTGAAGGTTGTGGAGCGGAATGCATGGCCAGACTGGTTGAAAACTACGTCGGATACCAATCAGGAAGTGTACGTTGCACTGCAACAGCGACTTCTCGAAGCCGAAGTAAAACATCATCAGACCACCCATGGCATAACGTCGCTCAAGGACTATTCTCGTGTGGCCGTGGAGGATTTTTTATCCCCGGGTGATGATGAGCGCGTTAATCCGGACAATGTACCCGTAGACATCATTCATACCGTACCGTTGGTGAACGGGCAGAAGATTGAGCTCACTGAGCGTAAAACGCTGACGCAGGTTTTCATGCACGGCGCCAATGATGATGCGGGGAGTTATAAAATTATCCCGCGAGTATTCACTGACAATCCAAAAATGACACCCACGAATCTGATGCGTGCGATTCAGACGCTGAACATCCGTGTGGCCTATAACACGGCGCGCCGCCTGCTTTACTCGCAATCCGATGTTGTCGAATCCATGCGGGAAGTTTTCGGGCGAAAGACCGCACTCACATTGTTTGCCGCTGTATTGCAAAAACATGTGACTTCGATCGCTCAAGATCTGGCAATGCGTTATAACTTTGGTGACGACTCTATCGAAACCATGGGCGTGTCACTCCGGGGCTGGATTAAACCCTTTAAGAATTTGCTGGTGTATCGCAGGAAAGGTGTCGATGCCGAACGAAACCTTCATGTCCTTCATATGCCTGGACTCACCACAGGGAAGGAGTGGTATCAGTTTCCTGATCTGAAATCTTTACAGCATCAGATTGCACGCTGGGTAGTAAGCAAGGAAGGCTGGGCCTATTTGAAAGATCAGGCATACGCAAGCGATAGCGCGAATATAGAGCGGTACTACCTGCACGATAGCCTTCATGAGATGCTTCAAGAATGGTGGTGGTCGGCTATCGAGGTGAAAAGCTTTTCCGAAGACGGTCCGTTGAAGGGCGCGGTTCAGAATCAGATCAGTTGGGATGCCGATCAGGCTGAAGTTGCTACACCGCAATGGTATGTAAAAGCCAAAGTCGCGGATCAGCGCCTGCTTAATCGTTTGAACTATGATTTCAAGGCTGTTTACCACCATGCTAAAGAAAAGCTCGAAATCGTGCCTTTCAAAGAGTTTTCGAGGAAGTTGGTCAGCCAGGAGCTCAACCGATACTTAGGTCGTTCGGGGACTGTTGCTGAAATTAATCCAGATGAAGTCTGGGTAAAATTTCATGCGGATTCGAAAATCAGCCTTACTGAACTGTTCGTTCAGTGGCAGCTGTGGCGCAGTGATGTAAGTGTCTTCCAGAAGTTCTTTTCCTGGGTTTCTCCCGCAGGTAACTATCTGACAGCGCTCGCAGAACAGTTGAGAACCGCAAGCTTCTGGACGTTTACTGGCCAACCTGTCGAGCAGTTGAATGCCAAAGTCATCAACGATCTGATCGGTCTGACGCCAGGTGAAAAATACCTTCAGTATCTGAGAGAAAACTTCCTTGAGCCATCTGATGTCGACTTGAAGGTGAAGCTGTTTCGAAAGACAAAACAGAATGAAATGCTCAGGGCCGCGTTGATTCAGAAAATCAAGGGCGAGCTGTCGCAAGAGCAGTTCAACTGGCTGCAGCGGTTGATTGATGGTTTTGATCATGATTTGCCTCGCGAAAACGTCATCGCTGTGGGAGGCAAGCCGGGAATCGGTGTTTATGAGTTCACGCTCCAAGGTCGGGCCCTGACTGGCGCCTATGTGTTCGGGCGCAGAGTCAACAACCGAGACGAGTTTATGGTCTACGTGCCCAATACTCCGGATGGCAAAGACTTCTTCCCGCTTGAACAGCTGGCTGCTCGATTGACTGGTTCTGCCTTCAGGAAGGTTGTCATGGGGCTGGTGCGTCTGGAGCACCAGCAGATTGTCAAAAGTCTCATTGATAACTATTGGGACGCGAAGCCCTTGGTCACATCGACGCCTGATCTGACAAATAGCTATCCGATACTTAGTTTCCGACAACAGTACCGGGCAAAGATCAGCCATCTTATTGCCGATACGGACTTCCAGACGACCAGCCCATCAGAAGCATTCTGGAAAGATGCGAGGATTCTTGCTGAATTCGCACTGGACGTGGCTTCAATGTTTATTCCGCCCCTTGGTCTTGCAGCGTCGGTGTTGCGCATCACGACATCGGTTGTACAAGGCATTGTGGCTTCCAGCCAAGGTCTCGACGATGCGGCCAATGCTTATTTTGCATCGGCCTGGAGAGGCGCGATCATGCTGTATGTGGGTAAGGTCGGCGCCATTGGTTCTCCCGTGAATCCGCTTGCCTTACTGTCGAATGTCAGAGACTTTGCCGACGTGGTGAGCGCAGTGACCGGTGTTGAGGTCAGTATCAGCTATGTCACGGCTGTGGCCGCGCCGTCTATGGTGGTGAATAGCACGACCCGCTTGCTCAACTGA
- the fahA gene encoding fumarylacetoacetase: protein MTQNSINRSWVASANGHADFPLQNLPLGVFSLNGSAPRAGVAIGEHIFDLQVALEAGLFDGVARSAVEAMHGGLLNAFFELGREARVALRERLLELFSEGSSHRGAIEALGAKLLPLAADCQLHLPARISDYTDFYVGIEHAQNVGKLFRPDNPLLPNYKHVPIGYHGRASTVRASGTDVRRPKGQTLPAGASEPIFGPCARLDYELELGIWIGQGNEMGEPIAIGDAAEHIAGFCLLNDWSARDIQAWEYQPLGPFLSKSFITSVSPWVVTAEALAPFRTPQPARPEGDPQPLPYLLDNRDQAGGAFDIELEVLLLTEKMREQNLPAHRLTLSNTRYMYWTVAQMVAHHSVNGCQLQAGDLFGSGTLSGPENGQFGSLLEITEGGKKPIELASGEVRKFLEDGDEIILRARCARDGFASIGFGECRGTVLAAR from the coding sequence ATGACTCAGAATTCGATTAATCGCAGTTGGGTCGCTTCGGCCAATGGCCACGCTGATTTCCCGTTGCAGAACCTGCCGTTGGGGGTGTTCAGCCTCAACGGTTCGGCACCGCGCGCGGGCGTGGCGATCGGCGAGCACATCTTCGACCTGCAAGTGGCGCTGGAGGCCGGTCTGTTCGACGGCGTCGCACGCAGTGCCGTCGAAGCCATGCATGGCGGGCTGTTGAATGCGTTCTTCGAACTCGGTCGCGAAGCTCGCGTAGCCTTGCGCGAACGCTTGCTGGAGTTGTTCAGCGAGGGCAGCAGCCATCGCGGTGCCATCGAAGCCCTGGGCGCAAAACTGCTGCCACTGGCCGCCGATTGCCAGCTGCATCTGCCGGCCCGTATCAGCGATTACACCGACTTCTATGTGGGAATCGAGCATGCACAGAACGTCGGCAAACTGTTCCGTCCCGACAATCCGCTGCTGCCGAACTACAAGCACGTGCCGATCGGTTACCACGGTCGCGCCTCCACTGTGCGGGCGTCCGGTACCGACGTGCGTCGTCCGAAAGGCCAGACCTTGCCCGCCGGCGCCAGCGAGCCGATCTTTGGCCCGTGTGCGCGTCTGGACTACGAGCTGGAACTGGGCATCTGGATCGGCCAGGGCAACGAGATGGGCGAGCCGATCGCCATTGGCGACGCGGCCGAGCACATCGCCGGGTTCTGCCTGCTGAACGATTGGTCCGCCCGTGACATCCAGGCCTGGGAATACCAGCCGCTGGGTCCGTTCCTGTCGAAGAGTTTCATCACCAGCGTCTCGCCGTGGGTCGTCACCGCCGAAGCGCTGGCGCCGTTCCGCACGCCACAACCGGCGCGTCCGGAAGGCGACCCGCAACCCCTGCCGTACTTGCTCGACAACCGCGATCAGGCGGGCGGTGCGTTCGACATCGAACTGGAAGTGCTGTTGCTCACCGAAAAAATGCGCGAACAGAATCTGCCGGCCCATCGCCTGACCCTGAGCAACACCCGCTACATGTACTGGACCGTGGCGCAAATGGTCGCGCACCACAGCGTCAACGGTTGCCAGTTGCAGGCCGGTGACCTGTTCGGTTCGGGCACCTTGTCCGGTCCTGAAAACGGTCAGTTCGGCAGCTTGCTGGAAATCACCGAGGGCGGCAAAAAGCCGATCGAACTGGCCTCCGGCGAAGTGCGCAAATTCCTTGAGGACGGCGACGAAATCATCCTGCGCGCCCGTTGCGCCCGTGACGGTTTCGCCTCCATCGGTTTCGGCGAATGCCGCGGCACCGTGCTGGCGGCGCGCTGA
- a CDS encoding MFS transporter: protein MHNQIASFRAALDARPVSRYQWLLLILLALLLVTDGYDAQVLGYVVPALAQDWGLEKAAFGPVFSANLLGLTIGSLAVTPLADRFGVRRILLACVLIYASLTVLMVFADSLNTLMIARFICGVGMGGAMPSAMALMSEYSPPRLRTLMVTLAACGFSFGGAAGGFVAAGFIDQFGWQAVFLAGGVTPLLLFPFLWWMLPESLPRLLRDAPPYTRLRNVTARMLPDWQPPPASAAQNEREQGSKLTMVELFRNGYARPTLLIWATFFVSLILLYFMISWLPSLLLESGLKLNEANLVTSMFLFAGTLGAICMAWFADRLKRKVRLLSGVLAGAALCTILLGLNHDNPRYLVACVFAAGFCIIGGQLTLNAFASNFYPAQVRATGTGWALGVGRFGSILGPLFGSLLLAMHIPVAQIFFFCAIPAVLAALLIIQVRSPAEAALPPVGASLLAKNDNAI, encoded by the coding sequence ATGCACAACCAGATTGCCAGCTTCCGGGCGGCGCTCGACGCCCGTCCGGTGTCCCGTTATCAGTGGTTGCTCTTGATCTTGCTCGCCTTGTTGCTGGTCACCGACGGCTACGACGCCCAGGTGCTCGGTTACGTCGTGCCCGCACTGGCTCAGGACTGGGGCCTGGAGAAAGCCGCGTTCGGGCCTGTTTTCAGCGCCAACCTGCTGGGCCTGACTATCGGTTCGCTTGCCGTTACCCCCCTGGCGGACCGTTTCGGTGTGCGGCGGATTCTGCTCGCCTGCGTGCTGATCTACGCCAGCCTGACAGTGCTGATGGTGTTCGCCGATTCCCTCAATACGCTGATGATCGCGCGCTTCATTTGCGGCGTCGGCATGGGCGGTGCGATGCCGAGTGCGATGGCGCTGATGTCGGAATACTCGCCACCACGCCTGCGTACGTTGATGGTGACGCTGGCCGCGTGCGGGTTCTCGTTCGGTGGTGCGGCGGGTGGTTTCGTCGCGGCGGGTTTCATTGACCAGTTTGGCTGGCAAGCGGTGTTCCTCGCCGGTGGCGTCACGCCATTGCTGCTGTTTCCGTTTCTCTGGTGGATGCTGCCGGAATCCCTGCCACGGCTGTTGCGCGACGCGCCGCCCTATACGCGCTTGCGCAACGTCACCGCACGGATGCTGCCGGACTGGCAGCCACCGCCTGCATCTGCCGCGCAGAACGAGCGCGAGCAGGGCAGCAAACTGACCATGGTCGAGTTGTTCCGCAACGGTTATGCACGGCCGACCTTACTGATCTGGGCGACGTTTTTCGTCAGCCTGATTCTGCTGTATTTCATGATCAGCTGGTTGCCGTCGCTGCTGCTCGAAAGTGGCCTGAAACTCAACGAGGCCAACCTGGTGACGTCGATGTTCCTCTTCGCCGGTACCCTGGGCGCCATCTGCATGGCCTGGTTCGCCGACCGCCTGAAACGCAAGGTGCGGTTGTTGTCCGGCGTGCTGGCCGGCGCGGCGCTGTGCACCATTCTGCTGGGCTTGAATCACGACAATCCGCGCTATCTGGTGGCCTGCGTGTTTGCCGCCGGGTTCTGCATCATCGGCGGGCAACTGACGCTGAACGCCTTCGCCAGTAATTTCTACCCGGCACAGGTGCGCGCCACGGGCACCGGCTGGGCGTTGGGCGTGGGGCGTTTCGGTTCGATTCTCGGGCCGCTGTTCGGCAGTCTGTTGTTGGCGATGCACATTCCGGTGGCGCAGATTTTCTTCTTTTGTGCGATACCGGCGGTGCTGGCGGCGTTGTTGATCATTCAGGTGCGATCGCCCGCAGAGGCCGCACTGCCCCCTGTGGGAGCGAGCCTGCTCGCGAAGAACGATAACGCGATCTGA